The DNA segment CCATCATCCTGTCGTCGTTCGATCCGGTGCGCCGCGAGGTGGCGCGCATCGCCATCGAGCGCCTCATCTCGGACGGCCGCATCCACCCGGCGCGCATCGAGGAGCACGTCGAGAAGGCCCGTATCGAAGTCGACGAGACCATTCTCTCCGAAGGTGAGAAAGCCCTGCTGGAACTCGGGATCGTGGGCGTCCACACCGAGATCACCAGGACCCTGGGACGGCTCCGGTACCGCACGTCCTACGGCCAGAACGTCCTGGCGCACACCAAGGAAGTCGCCCACATCTGCAGCGCCATCGCTTCGGAAATCGGCGCCAACGTCGCGATCGCCAAGCGCGCCGCCCTCTTCCACGACCTCGGCAAGGCCGTGTCGCACGAGCAGGAGGGCTCGCACGCGGTGCTCGGCGCCGACATCGCGCAGAAGTACGGCGAGCGGCCGGAGGTGGTCCACGCCATCAAAGCGCACCACTACGACGTCGAGCCGGCGAGCGTCGAGGCCTGCCTCGTGCTGCTTTCCGACGCGATCTCGGCCGCCCGGCCAGGCGCCCGGCGCGAGAACATCGACATCTACATCAAGCGCCTCGAGAAACTCGAGGAGATAGCCAAGTCCTTCGAGGGCGTGGACAAGGTCTTCGCCGTGCAGGCCGGCCGCGAGGTGCGCCTCATGGTCGCGCCCGAGGTCGTCGACGACGTGATGGCCGCCAAGCTGGCGCGCGACATCGCCAGGCGCATCGAGACCGAGATGGAGTACCCGGGCATGATCAAGGTCACGGTCATCCGGGAGACTCGCAACACTGAATTTGCCAAGTAGGCCTAGATCGTAGGAATCGTTGCTTCATGTCCTGGTGATCGGGGACGTCGTCGGCCAACCCGGGCTCAACAGCATCGCGGACCTCATTCCGCAAATCCGGAAGGAACGGGCGGTGGACCTGGTCGTCGCCA comes from the Candidatus Tanganyikabacteria bacterium genome and includes:
- the rny gene encoding ribonuclease Y produces the protein MQLLVALVAIVAVGGVVGGAAFLAFRRQAAAAIAEATREQEAVRARYLQEAESAQRAALQLAREEAQRIREDEEKRLREQADELRNRERRLEQREFQLDQKHETLEAKLTEVRTKEDDLAARQQAVVEARDRHLVELERIAGLSRDEARDQLLTRLDEELAREVALKVKSAEQDAKEQAEKRAREIVTTAIQRTAVDHCVERTVSVVQLPSEEMKGRIIGREGRNIRALENATGIDLIIDDTPEAIILSSFDPVRREVARIAIERLISDGRIHPARIEEHVEKARIEVDETILSEGEKALLELGIVGVHTEITRTLGRLRYRTSYGQNVLAHTKEVAHICSAIASEIGANVAIAKRAALFHDLGKAVSHEQEGSHAVLGADIAQKYGERPEVVHAIKAHHYDVEPASVEACLVLLSDAISAARPGARRENIDIYIKRLEKLEEIAKSFEGVDKVFAVQAGREVRLMVAPEVVDDVMAAKLARDIARRIETEMEYPGMIKVTVIRETRNTEFAK